A window of Mucilaginibacter paludis DSM 18603 contains these coding sequences:
- a CDS encoding RNA polymerase sigma factor, which yields MNLPIEDGSEEEKLRELIPGIVRGNKRAMDQFYDLSFDKLCRLTQRFIKDDDTACQVMGQTYSDFYRKGQQLLSVRYPSVVLVKMVMSLIQKFNAANGKFSLPGDSSAPLMQGQENAVSLLQAGAIIEEATNQLTGTERRVFDLHYRKKMSLAEVALELGYTEGETEYYLQLAMTTLRKIMAESDLIVGGSLSWRKPKYLITGIFRRGRKG from the coding sequence ATGAACTTGCCTATTGAAGACGGTTCCGAAGAAGAAAAGTTAAGGGAACTGATCCCTGGAATTGTTAGAGGAAATAAGCGGGCTATGGATCAGTTTTATGATCTGTCTTTTGATAAACTTTGTCGGCTGACCCAGCGTTTTATTAAAGATGATGATACTGCCTGCCAGGTCATGGGCCAGACCTACAGTGACTTTTATAGGAAAGGTCAGCAGCTATTAAGCGTCAGGTATCCGAGTGTGGTACTTGTTAAAATGGTTATGAGTTTGATTCAGAAGTTCAATGCGGCCAATGGTAAATTTAGTTTACCTGGGGATTCTTCGGCACCGCTCATGCAGGGACAGGAAAATGCAGTGTCCTTGTTACAGGCAGGTGCCATCATAGAGGAAGCGACCAATCAACTGACGGGGACAGAACGGCGCGTGTTTGATCTTCACTATCGGAAAAAAATGTCGCTGGCTGAAGTAGCATTGGAACTGGGTTACACGGAAGGAGAAACAGAATATTACTTACAATTGGCCATGACCACTTTACGTAAGATCATGGCTGAATCGGATCTGATCGTCGGTGGGTCACTAAGTTGGAGAAAGCCCAAATATCTCATTACGGGTATCTTTCGCAGAGGGCGTAAAGGTTAA
- a CDS encoding relaxase/mobilization nuclease domain-containing protein: protein MVAIVKTGYSIRRILNYNENKISEGVATCIGAANYPIDHEDLRYHQKLARLENQAALNANIERNSLHVTLNFDPSESDRFDPKKNMDSAEVLNQIAASYMEQIGFGQQPYLVYQHYDSGHPHLHIVSQIVEPDGHGIDTFNIGRNQSSAARKEIENAFGLVKAEESGRKKVYELKPIRAEKVKARKSETRRAIGNVLDHVLMQYKYTSLPELNAILNQYNVTADRGSEDSNTFKHNGLLYSVLEENGKKDCKPIKASSFYNEPTLKFLQKRFAKGEVARMPDRSKLKTAIDRVLMNKGISSLEEFKKALAKVGVHTVIRENKDARVYGITFVDHNTKSVFNGRDVGPGYGVAAIQQKLAENSTVQQAAVKQTGITRSTDSGQPDSGKTSGPKPNAPLDPATPPTEHGSAASGKNLLETMLQDEGGTDQMAPELRSTKKKKRKRYRH from the coding sequence ATGGTTGCAATCGTAAAAACCGGCTACTCCATACGCCGCATTCTCAACTACAACGAGAACAAGATATCCGAAGGTGTGGCCACTTGTATCGGTGCCGCGAACTACCCGATAGACCATGAGGATCTCCGGTATCATCAGAAGCTGGCCCGGTTGGAAAACCAAGCCGCGCTAAACGCCAATATAGAGCGGAACAGCCTGCATGTTACCTTAAATTTCGACCCTTCGGAAAGTGACCGGTTCGACCCCAAAAAGAATATGGATAGCGCCGAAGTTTTAAACCAGATCGCAGCGAGCTATATGGAACAGATCGGCTTTGGCCAGCAGCCTTACCTGGTCTATCAGCACTACGATTCCGGCCATCCACACCTGCATATCGTTTCCCAAATCGTCGAGCCTGATGGCCACGGGATCGACACCTTTAACATTGGCCGTAACCAGAGCAGCGCGGCACGTAAAGAGATCGAAAACGCCTTTGGCCTGGTTAAAGCGGAAGAGAGCGGAAGGAAAAAAGTTTATGAGCTGAAACCGATCCGGGCCGAGAAAGTGAAGGCGCGGAAAAGCGAGACACGCCGGGCGATCGGCAATGTCCTGGATCATGTGCTGATGCAATATAAATACACCAGTCTGCCGGAGCTAAACGCCATACTCAATCAGTACAATGTTACCGCAGACCGGGGTAGCGAAGATTCCAACACGTTCAAACACAACGGCCTTTTGTATTCCGTATTGGAAGAGAACGGCAAGAAGGATTGCAAACCGATCAAAGCCAGCAGCTTTTACAATGAACCCACCCTGAAATTCCTGCAAAAACGCTTCGCCAAAGGCGAAGTCGCCCGTATGCCGGACCGGTCAAAACTGAAGACCGCCATCGACCGCGTATTGATGAACAAGGGGATTTCCAGCCTGGAGGAATTTAAAAAAGCATTAGCTAAGGTCGGCGTACATACCGTCATCCGCGAGAACAAAGACGCGCGGGTCTACGGGATCACATTCGTTGATCATAACACCAAAAGCGTATTCAATGGTCGCGATGTAGGTCCAGGCTACGGCGTGGCTGCCATCCAGCAAAAATTAGCGGAGAACAGTACCGTGCAGCAAGCCGCCGTAAAGCAAACCGGAATAACCCGATCCACCGATTCCGGGCAACCGGACAGCGGTAAAACAAGCGGCCCGAAACCCAATGCGCCGCTTGATCCCGCCACACCACCCACCGAACACGGTTCGGCAGCATCCGGCAAAAATTTACTGGAAACCATGCTCCAGGATGAGGGTGGCACCGACCAAATGGCCCCTGAACTCAGGTCTACCAAAAAGAAAAAACGTAAACGATACCGTCATTAA
- a CDS encoding plasmid mobilization protein, with protein sequence MKDQKTNRNKWLHVRLTEEEYQAIQDRFKKTTCRKLSEYTRKVVLAKPITTTFRNASLDDFMAEMIRLRGELNSIGVNFNQSVHKLHMSDTAAQIQSWILKQEVEKKILFNKIDEIKLGIKKIAETWLQS encoded by the coding sequence ATGAAAGACCAGAAGACCAACCGAAATAAGTGGCTCCATGTACGCCTGACAGAAGAGGAATACCAGGCTATCCAGGACCGATTTAAAAAAACCACCTGCCGCAAGCTCAGCGAGTACACCCGCAAGGTCGTGCTGGCGAAGCCCATTACCACCACTTTCAGGAACGCATCGCTGGATGATTTCATGGCTGAAATGATCCGCCTGCGTGGCGAACTGAACAGCATCGGCGTCAATTTTAACCAGTCGGTCCACAAGCTGCACATGAGCGATACCGCCGCGCAAATTCAATCCTGGATCTTAAAGCAGGAGGTCGAAAAAAAGATCCTCTTCAACAAGATCGACGAGATCAAATTGGGCATCAAAAAAATTGCGGAGACATGGTTGCAATCGTAA
- a CDS encoding RNA polymerase sigma factor, which produces MNHFKNHSDNDLFSLMREGSEDALGEIYRRYWDVLLSVAKNRLKHQEEAEECVQNIFISLWQNRKETEIKFLLKTYLAGAVKFQVLNALANRARAEKRLFASVDYGMDLSTPSAETHLIAKELMVRLENTILMLPEKCRIVYQMSRDEGLSHQQIADELNLSPKTVNNQLTKALKNIKGSLTSLFLTLYIFLILAKGFF; this is translated from the coding sequence ATGAATCACTTTAAGAACCACTCGGACAATGATCTGTTTTCGCTGATGCGTGAAGGCAGTGAAGACGCATTAGGTGAGATCTATCGCCGTTATTGGGACGTGCTGCTCTCCGTTGCCAAAAATCGTTTGAAGCACCAGGAAGAAGCAGAAGAGTGCGTACAAAATATTTTCATTTCCCTGTGGCAAAACAGGAAGGAAACGGAGATCAAGTTTCTGTTGAAGACCTACCTGGCCGGTGCCGTCAAATTCCAAGTGCTCAATGCGCTGGCCAATCGCGCCCGTGCGGAGAAACGCCTGTTCGCATCGGTCGATTATGGGATGGATCTTAGTACCCCGTCCGCTGAAACACATTTGATCGCCAAAGAACTGATGGTCAGATTAGAAAATACCATATTGATGTTGCCTGAAAAGTGCAGGATCGTTTATCAAATGAGCCGTGACGAGGGCCTGAGCCACCAACAGATCGCTGATGAATTGAATTTGTCCCCGAAGACGGTCAATAATCAGCTGACTAAAGCATTGAAAAATATCAAGGGTAGTCTGACCAGTTTGTTCCTGACGCTCTATATCTTCCTGATCTTGGCCAAAGGTTTCTTTTAG
- the mobC gene encoding conjugal transfer protein MobC encodes MANTGENEQALRKILDMTRLISIALLTLHFYYYCYGAFQAWGLTMPLTNNLLKNISSTGLFNTFHRSKLIALALLIVALIGAKGKKDDKQNYKTALAYILTGLLIYFITYLCFSISLSVTQVAIIYMSLTSLGFLLILTGGTLVSRIIKSNFNNKDIFNLENETFPQEERLLINENSVNLPMRYQLRNKWRKGFLNIVAPYRSTLVSGSAGSGKTSSILRFFISQALAKDDPYTMLIYDFKFPDLSVIAYNHYLKNKHKYKNEAECFFINFEDPSRSHRGNPLEPESMSDITDATESARTILLGLNKVWQTRQGDFFVESPINFFTAIIWFLRQYQNGRFCTLPHAIELIQLDYDTLFTILRTKELEALINPFVRAYENDVMEQLEGQIASAKIALARLSSPQLYYVLTGNDFSLDINNPEKPKILCIGNNPQKIQIYGAVLSLFANRLLKVINQKNKLKSMLLLDEYPTISVDLIPTISTGRSNRIAVVMGVQSVNQLRKEYGREQADVIMSIAGNLIAGQETGDSAKQLSEQIGKIMQDRESLSISDSGTSVSKSRQLESAVPPSKIAKLSAGQFAGILSDLPDQKIELKAFDCEMLTDFDAINKEEAAYKPIPIIRQVDQGMINRNYLQVKKDIEELAQAEMERMMNDPAMAHLVIKKNS; translated from the coding sequence ATGGCAAACACTGGAGAAAACGAACAGGCACTCAGGAAAATTCTTGACATGACCAGGCTGATCAGCATCGCCTTGCTGACACTGCACTTTTATTATTACTGTTATGGCGCATTTCAAGCATGGGGCTTGACCATGCCCTTAACAAATAACCTATTAAAAAACATCAGTAGCACCGGGTTGTTTAATACTTTCCATCGCTCCAAATTAATTGCCCTTGCCCTGCTTATTGTGGCGCTCATTGGGGCCAAAGGAAAAAAGGATGATAAGCAGAATTACAAAACTGCTTTAGCTTATATCCTGACCGGGCTGCTGATCTATTTTATTACTTACTTATGCTTTTCCATCAGCCTATCTGTGACACAGGTAGCTATCATCTACATGAGCCTGACCTCATTGGGGTTCCTACTGATCCTGACCGGCGGAACGCTGGTATCCAGGATCATCAAAAGTAATTTCAACAACAAGGACATATTCAACCTGGAGAACGAAACCTTTCCGCAGGAAGAACGGCTTTTGATCAATGAGAACTCGGTTAATCTACCCATGCGCTACCAGCTGCGTAATAAATGGCGCAAAGGCTTTCTGAATATCGTAGCCCCTTATAGGTCAACACTGGTGTCGGGCAGCGCAGGTAGCGGTAAAACAAGCAGCATACTGCGCTTTTTTATCAGCCAGGCCCTGGCTAAAGATGATCCCTATACGATGCTGATCTACGATTTCAAGTTCCCTGATCTGTCAGTGATCGCTTACAATCATTATTTAAAGAACAAACATAAGTACAAGAATGAGGCAGAATGCTTCTTTATCAATTTTGAAGACCCTTCCAGGTCGCACCGGGGTAACCCACTGGAGCCGGAAAGCATGTCTGATATTACAGATGCCACAGAATCGGCCAGGACAATTTTGCTGGGACTTAACAAGGTCTGGCAAACCCGGCAAGGGGATTTTTTCGTGGAATCACCGATTAATTTTTTTACCGCGATCATCTGGTTTCTACGCCAGTACCAAAATGGCCGGTTCTGCACCTTACCCCATGCCATAGAGCTGATCCAGCTTGATTACGATACACTGTTCACGATACTGCGTACAAAAGAGCTGGAAGCCTTGATCAATCCATTCGTCCGAGCCTACGAAAATGACGTGATGGAACAATTGGAAGGTCAGATCGCTTCCGCAAAGATCGCATTGGCCCGGTTGTCTTCACCACAACTTTATTATGTTCTCACCGGTAACGACTTCAGCCTGGACATCAACAACCCGGAGAAACCCAAGATCCTTTGCATAGGCAATAACCCGCAAAAGATACAGATATACGGTGCCGTATTATCGTTGTTCGCCAATCGGCTTTTGAAGGTCATCAATCAAAAGAATAAACTGAAAAGTATGCTGCTGCTGGATGAATATCCTACAATTTCAGTAGACTTGATCCCGACCATCTCGACAGGACGTAGTAATCGCATCGCCGTGGTCATGGGGGTGCAAAGTGTCAATCAATTACGCAAGGAATACGGGCGCGAGCAGGCCGATGTGATCATGAGCATAGCCGGTAATCTGATCGCCGGACAGGAAACGGGAGACAGTGCCAAACAGTTATCCGAACAGATCGGCAAGATCATGCAGGACAGGGAGAGCCTATCCATCAGCGACAGCGGAACATCGGTTTCCAAAAGCAGGCAACTGGAATCTGCCGTACCACCATCGAAGATCGCCAAACTATCGGCAGGGCAGTTCGCCGGTATCCTTTCCGATCTTCCCGACCAGAAGATCGAACTCAAAGCCTTTGACTGCGAGATGCTGACCGATTTTGACGCGATCAATAAAGAGGAAGCCGCCTACAAGCCTATCCCGATCATCCGCCAGGTGGACCAGGGCATGATCAACCGCAATTATTTGCAGGTCAAAAAGGACATTGAGGAATTGGCGCAGGCAGAAATGGAACGCATGATGAATGATCCTGCAATGGCGCATCTGGTGATCAAAAAAAATAGTTGA
- a CDS encoding transposase, translating to MSALEAAEEAKTKIVLTRKIQLLLNIKDQEAQNKAFELLCQWQRTCRRAANLILSELYMQDRLKDMIYLTEDIKIKLTNVAKDPSGILRTSKKNSTYQMLSQKFKGEMPMSILSALNNNLCGTYQKERMGYNLGTRSLRNYKREIPMPIAAKDFRHFAKIPKGRNYTFDIFGIPFKTYLGREKNFDKSALMDGLLDNKVKLCTSSMKMQAGKIFWMATFSYEKKLTVTDSDEVAEATLTIDTPIVVTIGKYRYEIGNKEEFMYRRIAIQNSLSRTQKGTSSSRGGRGRKRKMKATHKFQALESNYINSRIHFYSRKLIDLCVKHQAASLVLVNVEEAQEGTKQDECLLHNWSWYNLKDKITYKGNLKGITVTAR from the coding sequence ATGAGCGCATTGGAAGCAGCAGAGGAAGCGAAAACGAAAATTGTATTGACACGGAAAATACAACTGCTACTCAACATCAAAGACCAGGAGGCACAGAACAAAGCCTTCGAATTGTTGTGTCAGTGGCAGCGTACCTGCCGCAGGGCCGCTAACCTGATCCTCAGTGAGCTTTATATGCAGGATCGCTTAAAAGACATGATCTATTTAACCGAGGATATCAAAATAAAATTAACCAACGTTGCCAAAGACCCAAGCGGCATTTTACGCACATCAAAAAAGAACAGCACTTACCAAATGCTGTCCCAAAAATTCAAGGGTGAAATGCCAATGTCCATATTGAGTGCGCTCAACAATAACCTGTGTGGCACATATCAAAAGGAAAGGATGGGCTACAATCTTGGAACGCGGTCTTTACGCAATTATAAACGTGAGATCCCAATGCCGATCGCCGCTAAAGACTTCAGGCACTTCGCTAAAATACCGAAGGGCCGGAACTATACCTTTGACATATTCGGCATACCTTTTAAAACTTACCTGGGCCGGGAGAAGAATTTTGATAAATCCGCATTGATGGATGGGCTATTGGATAACAAAGTGAAATTGTGTACAAGCAGCATGAAGATGCAGGCCGGGAAGATCTTTTGGATGGCCACATTTTCTTATGAAAAGAAATTGACCGTTACGGACAGCGACGAAGTTGCCGAAGCAACGCTAACCATCGATACACCTATCGTCGTAACGATCGGCAAGTACCGATATGAGATCGGCAACAAAGAAGAATTTATGTATCGTCGGATCGCTATCCAAAACAGCCTGTCAAGAACACAAAAAGGTACATCGAGCAGTCGCGGTGGCCGGGGACGCAAAAGAAAGATGAAAGCTACCCATAAGTTTCAGGCATTGGAAAGTAATTATATCAATAGCCGTATTCATTTTTACTCGCGTAAGCTAATAGACCTGTGTGTCAAGCATCAGGCCGCGTCTTTAGTGCTGGTGAACGTGGAGGAAGCACAGGAAGGAACGAAACAGGATGAATGCCTCCTGCACAACTGGAGCTGGTATAACTTAAAGGATAAGATCACTTATAAAGGAAATCTGAAAGGCATAACCGTGACGGCCAGGTAA
- a CDS encoding DUF6908 domain-containing protein translates to MISVNENSKKVCSDLLVKLNGKQHLRIEIPEYMPLVIELIGEQVSTPFGIGKLYSLAHYYEQNGDLMRDPEMCFIVVDNRPFPDTWELLEIYPQMYRLDSLGIYQECVRIEDGTAKSFHRKMQSDLIEFADIWFENIKQQGFLK, encoded by the coding sequence ATGATAAGTGTAAATGAAAACAGTAAAAAAGTATGCAGTGACCTACTGGTCAAACTGAATGGTAAACAACATCTGCGCATTGAGATCCCGGAGTATATGCCTTTAGTGATCGAGCTGATAGGCGAACAGGTCAGCACACCGTTTGGGATCGGGAAGTTATATAGCCTGGCCCATTACTATGAACAAAATGGCGATCTAATGCGTGATCCCGAAATGTGTTTTATCGTAGTAGATAACAGGCCCTTTCCTGATACCTGGGAACTGCTGGAGATCTACCCGCAGATGTACCGGTTAGACAGTTTAGGAATCTATCAGGAATGCGTCAGGATCGAGGATGGCACTGCTAAATCCTTTCATCGAAAAATGCAAAGCGACCTGATAGAGTTTGCCGACATCTGGTTTGAGAACATCAAACAGCAGGGTTTTTTAAAATAG
- a CDS encoding RNA polymerase sigma factor, whose product MMTDNLRESLMRGDSDAFKEVYSACLELMRSKNFIHFDNGQDGGDMMQDILLDLWQKKHFMSIDDLSAYLFRALTNRSTDSHRRRKRTAKVLAQYTMNSIGTAYLPFSDPAEKTWIRTEIMTAIWSLPERQRQAFVLSKMESVNRRRTAALLRVSESTVHTHLHTALEKLRKRLQHLRA is encoded by the coding sequence ATGATGACTGATAATTTACGGGAAAGCCTGATGCGTGGGGATAGCGATGCTTTTAAGGAGGTGTATAGCGCCTGCCTGGAACTGATGCGATCCAAAAACTTTATTCATTTTGATAATGGCCAGGATGGAGGCGACATGATGCAGGATATTCTTTTGGACCTTTGGCAGAAAAAACATTTTATGAGCATTGATGATCTTTCCGCGTATCTGTTCAGAGCATTGACGAATCGTTCCACGGACAGCCACCGCCGGAGAAAGCGAACAGCCAAGGTCTTAGCACAGTATACGATGAACAGTATTGGTACAGCTTATCTCCCATTTTCCGATCCGGCAGAAAAGACCTGGATAAGAACGGAGATCATGACGGCGATATGGTCATTGCCTGAGCGGCAGCGGCAGGCATTTGTATTAAGTAAAATGGAAAGCGTAAACCGGAGAAGGACAGCTGCATTGCTACGGGTCAGTGAAAGTACGGTGCATACGCACCTACACACAGCATTAGAGAAACTTCGGAAAAGGCTGCAACATTTAAGAGCATAA
- a CDS encoding toprim domain-containing protein, with product MESINNNIGPDEIKEILNRVRDMDMVSYLSKLGYEPVKVSGNDHWYLSPLRSESTASFKVNRLKNQWIDFGGRPTPEALAKAQKYNRKPPEFNGGTLVDFAMQHNNWTIRDLVTFYKGDALFLDLKNSSDFQVIPQEKEHKIKVLSEHLVSSYPLVSYLKERRIAYEIYDRFCKEIRYEIGGRNYYAIGFRNDLGGYEIRNSLVKLSSSPKGITTIDNGADEAAVFEGFFDFLSFMTINQGQDHKRLNYVILNSLSFFESARSFMEKHRETGLYLDQGTSGQSYTRYAMTLSSCYQDKSGLYKNYKDVNDWHVNFGKAQQAVKPSNVKAFRRNSL from the coding sequence ATGGAATCGATCAACAACAACATCGGTCCGGACGAGATCAAAGAGATCCTGAACCGGGTCAGGGACATGGATATGGTGAGCTACCTTTCCAAATTAGGGTATGAGCCGGTTAAAGTAAGCGGTAACGACCATTGGTATTTATCTCCGCTCCGATCAGAATCTACAGCGTCATTTAAGGTCAACAGGCTGAAGAACCAATGGATTGATTTTGGTGGCAGGCCAACGCCGGAGGCATTGGCTAAAGCTCAAAAATACAACCGCAAACCGCCTGAGTTCAACGGCGGAACGCTCGTTGATTTTGCGATGCAACACAACAACTGGACGATCCGTGACCTGGTAACATTTTACAAAGGCGACGCGCTTTTTTTAGACCTGAAAAACAGCAGCGACTTCCAGGTGATCCCCCAGGAAAAGGAGCATAAGATCAAGGTACTCAGTGAGCATTTGGTATCCTCCTACCCGCTGGTCAGCTACCTCAAAGAACGGCGCATCGCCTATGAAATTTACGACCGGTTTTGTAAGGAAATCCGCTATGAGATCGGGGGCCGAAACTATTATGCTATCGGCTTTAGAAATGACCTGGGCGGCTACGAGATCCGCAACAGCCTGGTCAAATTATCCAGTAGTCCCAAAGGCATCACCACCATCGACAACGGTGCCGACGAAGCCGCCGTTTTTGAAGGCTTTTTTGATTTTCTTTCTTTCATGACCATCAACCAGGGGCAGGATCATAAGCGGCTGAACTACGTCATTTTAAACTCCCTCTCCTTCTTTGAATCAGCCCGGTCATTCATGGAAAAGCACCGGGAAACCGGGCTTTATCTTGACCAGGGAACTTCCGGTCAAAGCTATACCCGCTACGCGATGACGTTAAGCAGCTGTTACCAGGACAAAAGCGGCCTCTATAAAAACTATAAAGATGTCAACGACTGGCATGTCAATTTCGGGAAGGCCCAGCAAGCTGTGAAGCCCTCAAATGTTAAAGCCTTTCGCCGCAACAGCCTTTAG
- a CDS encoding JAB domain-containing protein, with translation MKKLIMPTAHYEVAEIQLSYKLKVKRSDRPKVGHAHDAYKILKQCWDADKIDFIEEFKILLLDTNNNVIGIFEVSSGGTSTTTADPRLIFAAALKANAKGIILAHNHPSGDWMPSHNDKAMTRLLVEAGALLMIPVLDHVIVTREGYYSFANEGLL, from the coding sequence ATGAAAAAGTTAATCATGCCTACAGCGCATTACGAGGTCGCAGAGATCCAATTGAGCTACAAACTCAAAGTAAAACGCAGCGACAGACCCAAAGTAGGTCACGCCCACGATGCGTATAAGATACTGAAACAATGTTGGGACGCAGATAAAATAGACTTTATAGAAGAGTTTAAGATCCTGCTGCTGGATACCAATAATAATGTGATCGGCATCTTTGAAGTTTCCAGCGGAGGGACTTCTACCACAACGGCTGACCCCAGGTTGATCTTCGCCGCCGCTTTAAAGGCCAATGCAAAAGGGATCATCTTAGCACATAATCACCCATCCGGCGATTGGATGCCAAGCCACAACGATAAGGCTATGACCAGGCTGTTAGTGGAAGCCGGGGCCTTACTAATGATACCGGTTTTAGATCATGTCATTGTTACGCGGGAAGGTTATTACTCATTTGCAAATGAGGGGCTGCTTTAA
- a CDS encoding FecR family protein — MEEKPSITYITELARKWRTGTLSEEEQGILDQWYSDHQDELLPLPEGSTDNPYVIKDRMMKQIFSKIEPEHKTHFIYTWKYYIVAASVLLVISIGTYFYLQNTPVHVQEQSFANIDAAPGGNKAVLTLANGTKISLTSAKNGELSVHDGISVTKTADGKLVYTIKEKSGSTGAPAGFNTIETPAGGQYLVVLPDGSQVFLNASSKLTYPERFAVNERRVSLEGEGYFEVSHNKARPFKVISNDQEVRVLGTTFNVNAYADEHRIITTLATGSVEVSSAQFKRSIIPGQQAINTPGQDIHVQQADLKTALAWKDGWISFKDADLHSIMRQLSRWYNIKIRYNGAVTGDIFNGVVSRSSTLNEVLEVLKEGNIKFKLEEDKQEGKTLIIN, encoded by the coding sequence ATGGAAGAAAAACCATCCATAACCTATATCACCGAACTCGCCCGAAAATGGCGGACGGGTACACTCTCGGAAGAAGAGCAGGGCATTCTGGATCAGTGGTATAGCGACCACCAGGATGAACTATTGCCCTTACCGGAAGGGAGTACAGATAATCCCTATGTGATCAAAGACAGGATGATGAAGCAGATATTCAGCAAGATCGAACCTGAGCATAAAACGCATTTCATCTATACCTGGAAATATTATATCGTTGCTGCTTCGGTGTTGCTGGTTATTTCCATAGGCACCTATTTCTACCTGCAAAACACACCCGTTCATGTGCAGGAGCAGTCCTTTGCGAACATCGATGCCGCCCCCGGCGGCAACAAGGCCGTTCTAACCTTAGCCAATGGTACCAAGATCAGTTTAACCAGTGCAAAAAATGGGGAATTGTCCGTACATGACGGGATCAGCGTTACCAAAACCGCTGACGGGAAGCTGGTCTACACCATTAAAGAAAAAAGTGGCTCTACCGGCGCTCCGGCAGGGTTTAATACCATCGAAACCCCCGCAGGAGGCCAATACCTGGTCGTGCTGCCCGATGGCAGCCAGGTGTTCCTGAATGCCTCCAGTAAGCTGACCTACCCGGAGAGGTTCGCGGTCAATGAACGCCGTGTATCCCTGGAGGGGGAAGGCTATTTCGAGGTAAGCCATAATAAAGCCCGTCCATTTAAAGTGATCAGCAACGACCAGGAAGTACGGGTACTCGGTACCACATTTAACGTAAACGCCTATGCTGACGAGCATCGGATCATCACGACACTGGCCACCGGCTCGGTCGAAGTGAGTTCAGCGCAATTTAAAAGATCGATCATACCCGGCCAGCAGGCTATCAATACGCCGGGGCAAGACATTCATGTACAACAGGCGGACCTGAAAACGGCTCTTGCCTGGAAAGACGGCTGGATCTCATTTAAAGATGCGGATCTGCATAGCATCATGCGCCAGTTGTCCAGATGGTACAATATCAAGATCAGGTACAATGGAGCGGTAACGGGAGACATATTTAACGGAGTTGTCTCCCGCAGCTCCACCTTAAACGAGGTACTGGAGGTGCTGAAAGAAGGCAACATTAAATTCAAACTCGAAGAAGATAAGCAGGAAGGAAAGACACTTATAATTAACTAA
- a CDS encoding molecular chaperone DnaJ has translation MKFFKECQTIDEVKALYKKLAKENHPDVGGDVVTMQAINTEYAYACAQIYKGAGLSDEQASEQMEYSEAYRQAIEKIIHLPGIVIELVGNWIWVTGDTRPVKDQIKEAGFFYASKKIAWYFRTDDYKCKGGKKSLDEIKQKYGSQTINGHQYRSIA, from the coding sequence ATGAAATTCTTTAAAGAGTGCCAGACGATCGACGAAGTAAAAGCGCTTTACAAAAAGTTAGCGAAAGAAAATCATCCCGACGTTGGCGGGGATGTGGTGACTATGCAGGCCATCAATACGGAGTATGCGTATGCCTGTGCGCAGATCTACAAGGGTGCCGGTCTGTCTGATGAACAGGCAAGCGAACAGATGGAGTATTCCGAAGCGTACCGGCAGGCCATTGAAAAGATCATTCATTTACCGGGTATCGTGATCGAGTTAGTGGGTAACTGGATCTGGGTAACCGGTGACACCAGGCCCGTGAAAGATCAGATCAAAGAAGCAGGCTTTTTCTACGCCTCCAAAAAGATCGCCTGGTATTTCCGAACCGATGATTACAAATGCAAAGGGGGTAAAAAGTCGTTAGATGAGATCAAACAAAAGTATGGTAGCCAAACCATTAACGGGCATCAATACAGATCAATTGCATAA